The following is a genomic window from Sphingorhabdus sp. Alg231-15.
TAGTCAAAAGAGGACTTGCTGCCGAACGGACTTCGTGCCTATTCCTTCGGGATTAGCCGATCAAAGGAGCAGGATATGACAACCGCCAAACAGGTCATCGAGAAATTCTGGGAAATCCAGAGCGGGCATGATTATACTAAGCTCAGTCCCCTATTTGCCAACAATGCCGTATTTGAAGATCCAGCCATCGGTCGTGTCGAGGGCAAGCCGGCTATCGAAAAATTGCTGGCTGGATTGACCAAGGAGCTGGCCGACAAGAGAATGCATTTCGAAGTGCTGGAGATCGCAGGCGATGACCATGTCGCCTGGTCGCGCTGGCTCTGGAAAAGGCCCGAAGGCGATATAGAGGGGGTCGGACTATATAAGGTCGCGGATGGCCAGTTGATTTCATACCGCGACTTTTATGCGGTGCCTAAAGGCTAACCTGCCAGAGAGCGTTT
Proteins encoded in this region:
- a CDS encoding nuclear transport factor 2 family protein, which encodes MTTAKQVIEKFWEIQSGHDYTKLSPLFANNAVFEDPAIGRVEGKPAIEKLLAGLTKELADKRMHFEVLEIAGDDHVAWSRWLWKRPEGDIEGVGLYKVADGQLISYRDFYAVPKG